From one Triticum aestivum cultivar Chinese Spring chromosome 4B, IWGSC CS RefSeq v2.1, whole genome shotgun sequence genomic stretch:
- the LOC123089609 gene encoding nucleoporin gle1-like — MPKTWLEASLDKKKEKDVPTPPCWCGDVCKLKVSTDRNKSWTEGRRFFVCPNYAHDRRRPTNAYDIPPSPPPLCKYFTWIDHEVPKDIQEDQRADWLRRQRLFEESYARGLERERREKEARERKKREQERARKEKAARQEERASKLARARDAREEDEARDKKGKWPRTTQ; from the exons ATGCCGAAGACGTGGTTGGAGGCCAGTTtggacaagaagaaggagaaggatgtgCCCACACCACCATGTTGGTGTGGTGATGTTTGCAAGCTGAAGGTGTCCACTGACCGCAACAAGTCATGGACAGAAGGTAGAAGGTTTTTCGTGTGTCCCAACTATGCACATGATCGTCGAAGGCCAACTAACGCATATGACATACCACCG TCCCCTCCTCCACTTTGCAAGTACTTCACTTGGATAGATCACGAGGTACCAAAAGATATCCAAGAGGACCAACGTGCAGATTGGTTACGGAGGCAGCGCCTATTCGAGGAGTCCTATGCACGGGGATTGGAGCGGGAGCGTCGTGAGAAGGAGGCTCGTGAGCGCAAGAAGCGTGAGCAAGAGAGGGCACGCAAAGAGAAGGCGGCTCGTCAAGAAGAGAGGGCAAGCAAACTTGCAAGGGCTCGCGATgcacgagaggaggacgaggcacgtgacaagaagggaaAGTGGCCCCGGACTACTCAGTAG